Proteins from one Fibrobacterota bacterium genomic window:
- a CDS encoding OmpA family protein: protein MRPICTSRASALFTALFCALAALPAGAASIDDMEPSANINGTLGLGQIVSAEPMGQGRLTVTARGNLYLQAKDFPGAPAKDAQITTGTFGIGFGANPYMDVFAAANLYNVGNVPAGKSTGLGTVLGGVQGSIPFSESIPGRLGFQLAVLSGNSGTQIDSNRADGYAYFESRTGTDFSFKLTQSIVWKSLLSFRLHFNEGVVASLQSGKESLLLQGIGVEFAPAPSFVLGAEFHSRSVLKDYTGSDPFWFAPSFEFRSAPNHLNLQVGSEISMSQSRPTPDRALEPWRMFGALTWSYNPYPGRARDAAKAREDSLARARLEDQARRSQALADSLTRKAREDSLAQADSNAVAKRRADSLAVKAKQDSLALLDAQRRLEEERSHRTDWEKEFLRTGVLNLEALYFETGRAVISINSKPYLNLVGKMLAKYPKLQMEIAGHTDNVGGAAANMKLSQDRADAVRLYLTAGYPDLNGHLTAHGYGSSQPKTSNKTADGRQINRRVEITVLNKDALKEYE from the coding sequence ATGCGTCCTATCTGCACGAGCCGCGCCAGCGCGCTTTTCACCGCACTTTTTTGCGCCCTAGCCGCGCTTCCGGCGGGAGCGGCCTCCATCGACGATATGGAGCCCTCGGCCAACATCAACGGCACCCTCGGCTTGGGCCAAATCGTATCGGCGGAGCCGATGGGCCAGGGACGCCTGACGGTTACGGCGCGCGGTAACCTTTACCTGCAAGCCAAGGATTTCCCCGGCGCGCCGGCCAAGGACGCGCAAATCACCACGGGCACTTTCGGGATCGGATTCGGCGCCAATCCCTACATGGACGTGTTCGCCGCCGCGAATCTCTATAACGTTGGCAATGTCCCGGCCGGCAAAAGCACGGGCCTGGGAACGGTGCTGGGCGGCGTGCAGGGAAGCATCCCCTTCTCGGAGAGCATCCCGGGGCGGCTGGGTTTCCAGCTTGCCGTGTTGTCCGGCAATTCGGGAACCCAGATCGATTCCAACCGCGCCGACGGTTACGCTTACTTCGAATCCCGCACCGGTACCGATTTTTCCTTCAAGCTCACCCAATCCATCGTATGGAAAAGCCTGCTCTCCTTCCGCTTGCATTTCAACGAGGGCGTGGTGGCTTCGCTGCAATCCGGCAAGGAGTCGCTCTTGCTGCAAGGGATCGGGGTGGAGTTCGCCCCCGCCCCGTCCTTCGTGCTCGGGGCCGAATTCCATTCCCGCTCCGTCCTCAAGGATTATACCGGCAGCGACCCCTTCTGGTTCGCCCCGTCCTTCGAATTCCGGAGCGCGCCCAATCATCTGAATCTGCAAGTGGGATCCGAGATCAGCATGTCGCAGTCGCGCCCCACTCCCGACCGGGCCCTGGAACCCTGGCGCATGTTCGGCGCCCTGACCTGGTCCTACAATCCCTATCCCGGCCGTGCCCGCGACGCGGCCAAAGCCCGCGAGGACTCCCTCGCACGCGCCCGCCTGGAAGACCAGGCCCGCCGCTCCCAGGCCCTGGCGGACAGCCTCACCCGCAAGGCCCGCGAGGATTCCCTGGCCCAGGCGGACAGCAACGCGGTCGCCAAGCGCCGGGCCGATTCCCTGGCCGTCAAGGCCAAGCAGGATTCCCTCGCCTTGCTCGACGCGCAACGGCGCCTGGAAGAAGAGCGCAGCCATCGCACCGATTGGGAGAAGGAATTCCTGCGCACCGGCGTGCTCAATCTCGAAGCCCTCTACTTCGAGACCGGCCGGGCTGTGATCTCCATCAACTCCAAGCCTTACTTGAACCTGGTGGGCAAGATGCTCGCGAAGTACCCCAAGCTGCAGATGGAGATCGCCGGCCATACCGACAACGTGGGCGGGGCGGCCGCCAACATGAAGCTGAGCCAGGACCGCGCCGATGCCGTGCGGCTATACCTGACCGCGGGCTATCCGGACCTGAACGGCCATCTCACGGCCCATGGGTACGGAAGCAGCCAGCCGAAAACGAGCAATAAGACCGCCGACGGCCGGCAAATCAACCGGCGCGTCGAGATTACCGTCCTCAACAAGGATGCGCTCAAGGAATACGAGTAG
- a CDS encoding fumarylacetoacetate hydrolase family protein, giving the protein MRLIRFRCAGRTLKGRLNSDGTASPLLNSAPDDPYFPLELAFGPERLPVERLLAPIVPADILGIGLNYREHAREGKSETPPVPLLFIKAGNSLSGPGDVIPLPRLSQQIDYEGELAVVIGRSAKDVPRAKALEYVLGYTVANDVTARDWQRDKQLGGGQFARGKSFDGFCPLGPWITTADEVPDPGALWIKTWVNGSLRQDQGTADMIFDVPALIESLSSTMTLRPGAVILTGTPAGVGFARTPPLWLQPGDHVRIEISGIGVLENPVGSA; this is encoded by the coding sequence ATGCGCTTGATCCGCTTTCGCTGCGCCGGACGCACTTTGAAGGGCCGCCTCAATTCGGACGGGACGGCTTCGCCCTTGCTCAACTCCGCTCCCGACGATCCCTACTTCCCCCTGGAACTGGCTTTCGGCCCGGAGCGGCTTCCCGTCGAGCGCTTGCTGGCCCCCATCGTACCGGCGGATATCCTCGGCATCGGATTGAACTATCGCGAGCATGCGCGCGAAGGCAAATCGGAAACCCCTCCGGTGCCTTTGCTCTTCATCAAGGCGGGCAACTCCCTGTCGGGTCCGGGGGACGTCATCCCGCTACCGCGCCTTTCGCAGCAGATCGATTACGAAGGCGAACTGGCCGTGGTCATCGGGCGATCGGCCAAGGATGTTCCGCGCGCCAAGGCCTTGGAATACGTGCTCGGCTACACGGTGGCCAACGACGTGACCGCCCGGGATTGGCAGCGGGACAAACAACTGGGCGGCGGCCAATTCGCGCGCGGCAAAAGCTTCGACGGCTTCTGCCCGCTAGGTCCCTGGATCACGACCGCCGACGAGGTTCCCGATCCGGGCGCCCTGTGGATCAAAACCTGGGTGAACGGATCCCTGCGCCAGGATCAAGGCACCGCCGACATGATTTTCGACGTTCCCGCCCTCATCGAATCGCTTTCGTCGACCATGACCCTGCGCCCGGGAGCGGTTATCCTCACGGGAACGCCCGCCGGCGTAGGCTTCGCCCGCACCCCGCCGCTCTGGCTGCAGCCGGGCGATCATGTACGCATCGAGATTTCCGGGATTGGCGTTTTGGAAAATCCCGTGGGGTCGGCCTGA
- a CDS encoding hemerythrin domain-containing protein produces the protein MDLYKLLHEDHQKVKSLLNELEDTTERAEKSRERLIKEVEMELTIHSEAEEKFFYPRLREMSETKDLAYEALEEHKVVKTLLTELVSEPKGTDEWTAKLSVLKENVEHHIEEEEGPLFSKAKRSLAREDAEMIGDSIMAYKEEHAEVEAEG, from the coding sequence ATGGATCTCTACAAGCTGCTGCACGAAGATCATCAAAAAGTGAAATCCCTGCTCAATGAGCTGGAAGACACCACCGAGCGAGCGGAGAAGTCCCGCGAGCGCCTGATCAAGGAGGTGGAGATGGAATTGACAATCCATTCCGAAGCGGAGGAAAAATTCTTTTATCCCCGCTTGCGGGAGATGTCCGAGACCAAGGATTTGGCTTATGAGGCCCTGGAGGAACACAAGGTGGTGAAGACCTTGCTGACCGAGTTGGTCTCCGAACCCAAGGGAACGGACGAATGGACCGCCAAGCTATCGGTGCTCAAGGAAAACGTGGAGCACCATATCGAAGAGGAAGAAGGCCCGCTGTTCTCGAAGGCCAAGCGCTCCCTCGCGCGCGAGGATGCGGAGATGATCGGGGACTCGATCATGGCGTACAAGGAGGAGCACGCGGAAGTGGAAGCCGAAGGGTAA
- a CDS encoding sugar transferase has protein sequence MRTSKTVATLKRTLDVAVGLIGTTIYLVAYPVLALLIKLESPGPVIYRQTRVGRDSRTSLGRMGDSRRVTDVGGKPFIICKFRTMGRDAEKNGPQLFDKGGDPRVTRIGRILRSTHLDELPQFWSVLKGDMSFIGPRPERPHFTVKYFREIPLYRERTRGLKPGITGLSQIVLGYDDSLESVARKTHFDLAYRTSMSSLGSWLRMEAWVLCNTLRYLLQRAPLTEAKAGLAMAGLASGSLGEPRVAMVRHRGQMRPTLVLASSSESQDRARGGKNAVSALLRSQDARPGSQGNGEPVRNFFTVDVECWFHAHNLAIPRSQWDASQSRVAANVLRILDMLAVHRAKATFFLLGYVADRFPEVVRMIDIAGHEIGTHGYSHELVTAMGPYEFERDLDRSLNALARLSGQKVVGHRASNFSIVESSMWALDILARYGIEYDSSIFPAKRKRYGIPDYPNRMPHLVDLGGGRTIKEIPMSVAEIGGRTLPIAGGGYLRLYPLAMTDRFIRHRNRQGEPAMVYLHPWEIDTQQPRVAAGALESFQHYVGLNGAAGKLSRLLKAHAFGPVKEILESPAMAAMLARAPVALPAPVATPAPIPVAARGNSGVSRMPASSLPSAQGLLAT, from the coding sequence ATGAGAACGAGCAAGACGGTAGCGACGCTGAAGAGGACCTTGGATGTCGCGGTAGGCTTGATCGGAACGACGATATACCTGGTGGCGTATCCCGTGCTGGCCCTGCTCATCAAGCTGGAATCGCCCGGCCCGGTGATCTATCGCCAGACGCGCGTGGGCCGCGACTCGCGGACGTCCCTGGGACGCATGGGCGATTCCCGCCGGGTGACCGACGTGGGCGGGAAGCCCTTCATCATCTGCAAGTTCCGCACCATGGGACGGGACGCGGAGAAGAACGGGCCGCAGCTTTTCGATAAAGGGGGGGATCCGCGGGTGACCCGCATCGGGCGTATCTTGCGTTCGACCCATCTGGATGAGCTGCCGCAGTTCTGGAGCGTGCTCAAGGGCGACATGAGCTTCATCGGCCCCCGTCCCGAGCGGCCCCATTTCACGGTGAAGTACTTCCGCGAGATCCCCTTGTATCGCGAGCGGACCCGCGGGCTGAAGCCCGGCATCACCGGCCTATCCCAGATCGTGCTCGGTTACGACGATTCCCTGGAAAGCGTGGCCCGCAAGACGCATTTCGATTTGGCCTACCGCACCTCCATGTCCTCTCTCGGGTCCTGGCTGCGCATGGAAGCCTGGGTGCTTTGCAACACCCTGCGTTACTTGCTGCAGCGCGCGCCGCTCACCGAGGCGAAAGCGGGTCTCGCCATGGCCGGGCTCGCTTCCGGATCCCTCGGGGAGCCGCGCGTGGCCATGGTCCGCCATCGCGGCCAAATGCGCCCGACCTTGGTGCTGGCCTCCAGCTCCGAATCGCAGGATCGGGCCCGCGGCGGCAAGAATGCGGTTTCCGCCCTTCTCCGGTCCCAGGATGCGCGTCCCGGGTCCCAAGGGAACGGTGAACCCGTCCGTAATTTTTTCACCGTGGACGTGGAATGCTGGTTCCATGCGCATAACCTCGCCATCCCCCGATCCCAATGGGACGCCAGCCAGTCCCGTGTGGCGGCCAACGTCCTCCGCATCCTCGATATGCTGGCGGTGCATCGGGCCAAAGCCACCTTCTTCCTGCTGGGTTACGTGGCCGATCGGTTTCCGGAGGTGGTGCGGATGATCGACATCGCCGGGCACGAGATCGGCACCCACGGCTACAGCCATGAACTGGTTACGGCCATGGGGCCCTACGAATTCGAACGCGACCTGGACCGTTCGCTTAACGCCTTGGCGCGCCTAAGCGGCCAGAAAGTAGTGGGACACCGGGCGTCCAACTTCAGCATCGTGGAATCCAGCATGTGGGCCCTCGACATCCTGGCCCGCTACGGGATCGAATACGATTCCAGCATCTTCCCCGCGAAGCGCAAACGCTACGGCATCCCGGACTATCCCAACCGCATGCCCCATCTGGTCGATCTCGGCGGAGGCCGGACCATCAAGGAGATCCCCATGTCCGTGGCCGAAATCGGCGGGCGTACCCTGCCCATCGCGGGCGGCGGATATCTTCGCCTCTACCCCTTGGCGATGACGGACCGTTTCATCCGGCATCGGAACCGCCAGGGAGAGCCGGCCATGGTTTACCTGCATCCTTGGGAAATCGATACCCAGCAGCCGCGCGTGGCGGCCGGGGCCCTCGAGTCTTTCCAGCATTACGTGGGCCTGAATGGCGCGGCGGGAAAGCTCAGCCGTCTCCTGAAGGCGCATGCCTTCGGCCCGGTCAAGGAAATCCTGGAGTCTCCCGCGATGGCCGCCATGTTGGCGCGCGCGCCGGTCGCCCTACCCGCACCGGTCGCGACACCTGCGCCTATTCCTGTTGCGGCCCGCGGCAATTCGGGCGTATCCCGGATGCCCGCGTCCTCCCTGCCTTCGGCGCAAGGGCTGTTGGCGACTTAA
- a CDS encoding esterase: MRLGTCVLAALTAALWLPGCQLVETKCDKECVDGWLDGGGFVDSCLLDTARQCRVSSSLLPPTDGEKDSLGIIIAVHGFTATSFEWREFADFIKDTAQGYPQVRVSRVVLGGHGQSLDVFRSSTWKDWGKPILEEYDSLTNRGYKRISFACSSTGCPLLMQYISAGDFKKRPAPKWIFMIDPIVVPSAKILSLVDALGPILGNSPDQGDSIENHYWYVNRPEETLKQLYALINIVKNRLEDGFRLPEGTQALVRKSKHDKSADPVGALMIYKGMRKSDGGHVDVQLVDSRLHVFTRLAARSSTPSAADSALQLSTFREMAGLASQP; encoded by the coding sequence ATGAGGCTTGGGACATGCGTGTTGGCCGCCCTGACCGCGGCCCTTTGGTTGCCCGGCTGCCAGTTGGTCGAAACCAAATGCGATAAGGAATGCGTGGACGGTTGGCTGGACGGCGGGGGCTTCGTCGATTCCTGCCTATTGGATACCGCCAGGCAATGCCGGGTCTCGAGCAGTCTCCTCCCTCCGACCGACGGAGAAAAGGATAGCCTGGGGATCATCATCGCCGTGCACGGCTTCACCGCCACCTCCTTCGAGTGGCGCGAGTTCGCGGATTTCATAAAGGATACGGCCCAAGGCTATCCCCAGGTCCGGGTTTCCCGCGTGGTCCTGGGCGGGCACGGCCAAAGCCTGGATGTCTTCCGGTCCAGCACCTGGAAGGACTGGGGCAAACCCATCCTGGAGGAATACGATTCCCTCACCAATCGGGGTTACAAGCGCATCAGCTTCGCCTGCTCGTCCACCGGCTGCCCCTTGCTCATGCAATACATAAGCGCGGGCGATTTCAAGAAGCGGCCCGCCCCGAAATGGATCTTCATGATCGATCCCATCGTGGTGCCCTCGGCGAAAATCCTCTCCTTGGTGGACGCCCTCGGTCCCATCCTGGGGAATAGCCCAGACCAGGGCGATTCGATAGAGAACCATTATTGGTACGTCAACCGCCCGGAAGAAACCTTGAAGCAACTTTACGCGCTGATCAATATCGTGAAGAACCGCCTGGAAGACGGCTTCCGACTGCCGGAGGGGACCCAGGCTTTGGTGCGGAAGTCCAAGCACGATAAGAGCGCCGACCCGGTGGGGGCTTTGATGATCTATAAGGGGATGCGCAAATCCGACGGAGGCCACGTGGACGTGCAGCTGGTGGATTCCCGTTTGCATGTCTTCACCCGCCTGGCGGCGCGCTCGAGCACGCCTTCGGCGGCGGACAGCGCTTTGCAACTATCCACCTTCCGGGAAATGGCCGGATTGGCGTCGCAGCCGTGA
- a CDS encoding DUF2088 domain-containing protein → MDVTGLPLFYRVKRSLQGRPPIEPAAAVDAEWNRLGLDAVLAERSRALARPPSVALGVGSRGITGLTVLVRRIIDRLKAAGAEPFIVPAMGSHGGATPEGQLEVLASLGITEAAMGCPLRATMDTVVLGHTAGGLPAHFDAYAAAADGVMLANRIKIHTSFHGYLESGLHKMLSIGMGKERAATLLHSRGPDGLRDDMPEVARVLLAKVPFLAGFGVVEDGTHRPVALRGLSAAELEAGERELLNLARSLSPALPFADLDVLVVDRMGKDISGTGMDTNVIGRLRIPGQPEPASPRIRAIVACDLTETTHGNALGMGLADFTTRALAAKVDFHLTAKNVLASGFLERGRLPLVMDDAAAALRAAIAHVFRDRPQDMGGARVAAIGSTLELEEFRVSENLIGEARKLPGYLSDAGPERFG, encoded by the coding sequence ATGGACGTGACCGGCCTTCCCCTCTTCTATCGCGTAAAACGCAGCCTGCAAGGCAGGCCCCCTATCGAACCCGCCGCCGCCGTGGACGCGGAATGGAATCGCCTGGGCCTGGACGCGGTCCTGGCCGAACGATCCCGGGCCCTGGCGCGGCCGCCCAGCGTAGCCTTAGGCGTCGGCAGCCGCGGGATCACCGGGCTAACCGTCCTGGTCCGCCGCATCATCGACCGTCTCAAGGCCGCCGGGGCCGAGCCCTTCATCGTCCCGGCCATGGGCAGCCATGGCGGCGCCACCCCGGAGGGCCAGCTCGAAGTGCTGGCGTCGCTGGGGATCACCGAAGCGGCCATGGGCTGCCCGTTGCGGGCCACCATGGACACGGTTGTCCTAGGGCATACCGCCGGTGGGCTGCCGGCCCATTTCGACGCCTACGCCGCCGCCGCCGACGGGGTCATGCTGGCGAACCGGATCAAGATACATACCAGTTTCCATGGTTATTTGGAAAGCGGCCTGCACAAGATGCTCTCCATCGGGATGGGGAAAGAGAGGGCCGCCACCCTGTTGCATAGCCGCGGGCCCGACGGCCTGCGGGACGATATGCCCGAGGTGGCCCGCGTCCTGTTGGCGAAGGTCCCCTTCCTGGCCGGCTTCGGCGTGGTGGAGGACGGCACCCATCGTCCCGTGGCCCTGCGCGGCCTTTCCGCCGCCGAGCTGGAAGCGGGCGAACGGGAATTGCTGAACCTGGCCCGCAGCCTGTCCCCGGCCCTGCCTTTCGCCGACCTCGACGTGCTGGTGGTCGACCGCATGGGCAAGGACATCAGCGGGACCGGGATGGATACGAACGTGATCGGCCGGCTCCGCATCCCCGGGCAGCCGGAGCCCGCCTCGCCTCGCATCCGGGCCATCGTCGCCTGCGATCTCACCGAGACCACCCACGGGAACGCCCTCGGCATGGGCCTGGCGGATTTCACCACCCGCGCCCTGGCCGCCAAGGTGGACTTCCATCTGACCGCGAAGAACGTGCTGGCCAGCGGTTTCCTGGAGCGCGGCCGCCTTCCCTTGGTCATGGACGATGCCGCCGCGGCCCTGCGGGCCGCCATCGCCCACGTCTTCCGCGATCGTCCGCAGGACATGGGAGGCGCGCGCGTGGCGGCCATCGGCAGCACCCTGGAGCTGGAGGAGTTCCGGGTCTCGGAGAACCTGATCGGCGAGGCCCGGAAACTTCCGGGTTACCTTAGCGACGCGGGCCCAGAACGGTTCGGATAA
- a CDS encoding prolyl oligopeptidase family serine peptidase, with product MHTLIRRVLCSSLLLAFAFNPSRAASGDSKKMLDKTFQSTQGAIKYLLFVPKGYSATGTQRYPLVVCLRGAGNTYTGATDNFDQAHPWIEDSIQARVPHFVLVPECISDSWGGMSVGGGPGATVLAAPSVAVVEVIEDLKKQYSLDTNRFIIHGFSIGGAGTYHLIEFKPNYFAAAIPCSAGGDSTKIDLIAKTPIWHHQGLSDNAGGAGIRMEAALESHHYKTVKVTVTYNINTSAGWASAVAGNAKPEDIIFKGIQAPVTLDSLKRAIAGGANYINTFMTGGTHEAGFIGAAHNPLLAIWAFSKVRGGSAVSIAPKAAGGWTKRSGATLAFGGLDDKAGAIFTLTGQRLMGQAQSAERIGQQALILRADPNR from the coding sequence ATGCACACCCTGATTCGCCGCGTCTTGTGTTCATCTCTCTTGTTGGCATTCGCCTTCAACCCGAGCCGGGCCGCTTCCGGGGACAGCAAGAAGATGCTGGATAAAACTTTCCAGTCCACCCAGGGCGCCATTAAGTACCTGCTTTTCGTACCCAAGGGATATAGCGCGACCGGGACCCAGAGATATCCCCTGGTGGTTTGCCTGCGAGGGGCGGGCAACACCTATACCGGCGCCACGGACAACTTCGATCAGGCCCATCCCTGGATCGAAGACAGCATCCAGGCCCGCGTGCCGCATTTCGTCCTCGTCCCCGAATGCATTTCCGATAGCTGGGGCGGCATGAGCGTGGGGGGCGGGCCGGGCGCAACCGTCCTGGCGGCCCCGTCGGTAGCCGTCGTCGAGGTGATTGAGGATCTGAAGAAGCAGTATTCCCTGGATACCAACCGTTTCATCATCCACGGATTCTCCATCGGCGGGGCGGGAACCTATCATCTGATCGAATTCAAACCCAACTATTTCGCCGCGGCCATACCCTGCTCGGCGGGAGGGGATTCCACGAAAATCGATCTCATCGCCAAGACGCCCATCTGGCATCATCAGGGGCTGAGTGACAACGCCGGGGGCGCAGGCATCCGCATGGAGGCCGCCTTGGAATCCCACCATTACAAAACGGTGAAGGTGACCGTCACCTACAATATCAATACTTCCGCCGGCTGGGCCAGCGCCGTCGCGGGCAACGCCAAGCCCGAAGACATCATCTTCAAGGGCATCCAAGCCCCGGTCACCCTGGACTCCCTCAAGCGCGCCATCGCAGGCGGCGCGAACTACATCAACACCTTCATGACCGGCGGAACCCATGAAGCCGGCTTTATCGGCGCCGCCCATAATCCTTTGCTCGCGATCTGGGCCTTCTCGAAGGTGCGGGGCGGGTCGGCGGTTTCCATAGCCCCCAAGGCCGCGGGCGGCTGGACCAAGCGGAGCGGGGCGACGCTCGCCTTCGGCGGCCTGGACGACAAGGCCGGCGCGATCTTCACGCTAACGGGCCAACGCCTGATGGGCCAGGCCCAATCCGCGGAGCGGATCGGGCAACAGGCCCTGATCCTCCGCGCAGACCCGAACCGCTAA
- a CDS encoding aminotransferase class I/II-fold pyridoxal phosphate-dependent enzyme, with amino-acid sequence MELDSQAVSLNDAIKALNPAVLDMLSAKGKAIFFPKLGILAQSAEANGKDINATIGIALEDDGSPVALPSIVKNLNLPGNDAYTYAPSPGRADLRKLWKEMLGKKNPGLAGRIFSNPVVTSALTHGLSMAGYLFCDPGDTVILPDLFWENYGLIFTHAYGAALDTFPTYTGEGKAGSGKGRFNIAGLKAKLDAPSKGGKKIVLLNFPNNPSGYTPYPEEVQAIAAAVKAAAERGEKVVMLIDDAYFGLVFEDGVYKQSIFCDLCDLHPNVLAVKIDGATKEDYVWGFRVGFLTYGIKGGTPALYEALEAKTGGAIRGNISNSSNPAQSLLLRSWSSAEYSAEKKQKFDLLKKRYDEVKRILAAHPEYQEQFTALPFNSGYFMCIRPKADSEKLRQKLLKDYSTGTINFGGILRLAFSATPTGKLEKLFENVFKASKELTA; translated from the coding sequence ATGGAACTGGACAGCCAGGCCGTAAGCCTGAACGACGCCATCAAAGCCTTGAACCCTGCCGTGCTGGACATGCTGTCCGCCAAGGGCAAGGCCATCTTCTTCCCCAAGCTGGGCATCCTGGCCCAGTCGGCGGAAGCCAACGGGAAAGATATCAACGCCACCATCGGCATCGCCCTCGAGGACGACGGCTCCCCGGTGGCCCTGCCGAGCATCGTCAAGAACCTGAACCTGCCCGGGAATGACGCTTATACTTACGCGCCTAGCCCCGGCCGGGCGGACTTGCGCAAGCTGTGGAAGGAAATGCTGGGGAAGAAGAATCCGGGCCTGGCGGGCAGGATCTTCAGCAATCCCGTGGTAACCTCGGCGTTAACCCATGGCCTCAGCATGGCCGGATACCTTTTCTGCGACCCGGGCGATACCGTCATCCTGCCCGATCTGTTCTGGGAGAATTACGGCCTCATCTTCACGCATGCCTACGGCGCCGCCCTGGACACCTTCCCGACCTATACGGGCGAAGGCAAAGCCGGTTCCGGTAAGGGACGATTCAACATAGCGGGCCTGAAGGCCAAGCTGGACGCGCCTTCCAAGGGCGGCAAGAAGATCGTGCTGCTGAATTTCCCCAACAACCCTTCCGGCTATACGCCCTATCCCGAAGAAGTGCAAGCCATCGCCGCCGCCGTCAAGGCCGCCGCCGAGCGCGGCGAGAAGGTGGTGATGCTCATCGACGACGCCTATTTCGGGCTGGTGTTCGAGGACGGCGTCTACAAGCAATCCATCTTCTGCGATCTCTGCGATCTGCATCCCAACGTATTGGCCGTGAAGATCGACGGGGCCACCAAGGAAGACTACGTGTGGGGCTTCCGGGTGGGCTTCCTCACCTACGGCATCAAGGGCGGCACGCCCGCCCTTTACGAGGCCCTGGAGGCCAAGACCGGCGGCGCCATCCGCGGGAACATCTCCAACTCGTCCAATCCCGCGCAATCCCTATTGCTGCGCTCCTGGTCCTCGGCCGAATATTCCGCCGAGAAAAAGCAGAAGTTCGACCTCCTGAAGAAGCGGTACGACGAGGTGAAGCGCATCCTGGCCGCCCATCCCGAGTATCAGGAACAGTTCACCGCCCTGCCTTTCAACTCGGGATATTTCATGTGCATCCGGCCCAAGGCGGATTCGGAGAAGTTGCGCCAGAAGTTGTTGAAGGATTACTCGACCGGGACCATCAATTTCGGCGGCATTCTCCGGCTGGCCTTCTCGGCGACGCCGACCGGCAAGCTGGAAAAACTGTTCGAGAATGTCTTTAAGGCTTCGAAGGAGCTGACCGCTTAA
- a CDS encoding MFS transporter, with protein MYDDQGDSSARPAADIPKTHLGGVFVGSPLIRNALFNSLLDGIASNGMLALNETFSVAAAVALRATSMGIALMTSIPSLLGAISQYFSPLLTHPSKGRKPLVLAGVAGQAFFLFLAALSGWLPSSMAPWAFVACFAAATLSTNLTGPFWISWMGDLMPGETRGRHFAWRSMFFSWMYLCCSLTAGVLSRRFGSANAPWMLFFGVFSAAAALRGISCFFLSRQYEPPQHGAHAAFAPFRFRPGRDFSRYCLATGLYQGAASMSGPFFTVWYLRDLHFNYLFIAIALSLTVLGSITFALFWGRLVDAYGAGRVLWAAALLAALVPIPYVLTANRFVLWASCFYSGASWGGYNLANFNQTLAATDQRHRSHYLAYSSLVVGLIGFAFSLTGGFLATRLPIIATWRLQSLFLLSAALRLILAGAIYRLMRRSTAPAKALREPFYHELPGFRLGNGLVRTVARALK; from the coding sequence ATGTACGATGATCAAGGCGATTCCTCCGCCAGGCCCGCGGCGGATATTCCCAAAACCCATTTGGGCGGCGTCTTTGTCGGCTCCCCGTTAATACGCAACGCGCTGTTCAACAGCCTGCTGGACGGGATCGCCTCCAACGGCATGTTGGCCCTGAACGAGACTTTCTCGGTCGCGGCGGCGGTGGCCTTGCGCGCCACTTCCATGGGCATCGCCCTCATGACCTCCATCCCGTCCCTGCTGGGCGCGATCAGCCAATATTTCTCCCCATTGTTGACCCACCCTTCCAAAGGACGAAAGCCGCTGGTGCTCGCGGGCGTGGCGGGCCAGGCATTCTTCCTTTTCCTCGCGGCCCTGTCCGGATGGCTCCCGTCTTCCATGGCGCCTTGGGCCTTCGTCGCCTGCTTCGCGGCCGCCACCTTGAGCACCAACCTCACCGGGCCTTTCTGGATCTCGTGGATGGGCGACCTCATGCCGGGCGAGACGCGCGGCCGGCATTTCGCCTGGCGCAGCATGTTCTTCTCGTGGATGTACCTCTGCTGTTCGCTCACGGCGGGCGTACTATCGCGCCGTTTCGGCTCCGCCAACGCTCCTTGGATGCTCTTCTTCGGGGTGTTCTCGGCCGCCGCCGCCCTGCGCGGCATTTCCTGCTTCTTCCTATCGCGGCAATACGAACCGCCGCAGCACGGCGCCCACGCCGCCTTCGCGCCCTTCCGTTTCCGCCCGGGCCGCGACTTTTCGCGCTACTGCCTGGCCACCGGCCTCTACCAAGGGGCGGCCAGCATGTCGGGCCCCTTCTTCACGGTCTGGTACCTGCGCGATCTGCATTTCAATTACCTCTTCATCGCCATCGCCCTCTCCCTCACCGTGCTCGGCTCCATCACCTTCGCGCTCTTCTGGGGCCGCCTGGTCGACGCCTACGGCGCGGGTCGGGTGCTATGGGCGGCGGCTTTGCTCGCCGCCCTGGTCCCGATCCCGTACGTCCTCACCGCGAATCGCTTCGTGCTGTGGGCCAGTTGCTTTTACAGCGGCGCCTCGTGGGGCGGCTACAACCTGGCCAACTTCAACCAGACCCTGGCGGCCACGGACCAAAGGCATCGCAGCCATTACCTGGCGTATTCGTCCCTGGTGGTCGGCCTGATCGGTTTCGCGTTTTCCCTCACGGGAGGATTCCTGGCTACGCGCCTACCCATCATCGCCACCTGGCGGCTGCAAAGCCTTTTCCTGCTCTCCGCAGCCTTACGCCTGATCCTGGCAGGCGCCATTTACCGCTTGATGCGCCGATCGACCGCCCCGGCCAAAGCCTTACGCGAGCCTTTCTACCATGAATTGCCCGGATTCCGTCTCGGCAATGGCCTCGTCCGCACGGTGGCCCGCGCCCTTAAGTAG